ACACATCCAAGGCTGCCCCTGAGAGCACGCCCTCATCGAGCGCTGCCCGCAAGGCGACCAGATCCACCACTTTGCCACGGCTTGAATTGATCAGAACCGCGCCCTTTTTCATCTTTCGTATGCGCGCTTCGCTCATCAAATTGCGGGTCTCCGATGTATCCGGCACATGCAGAGTGACCACATCTGCGTTTTTCAGCAACTCCTCCAATCCGCTGGCGCGGCGGGCGTTGCCCAGCGGCAATTTGTCGACGATGTCATGAAACAGAACCGACATGCCCAGATTTTCCAGCAGCACCGATACTTGCGAGCCGATATGGCCATAGCCGATGATGCCTACGGTTTTGCCCCGAATCTCTGTGCAACCGGCGGCGCTCTTGAGCCATTGCCCGGCATGAGCGGCCCGGCTCTTCTCCGGAATGCGGCGCAGCAGCATGATGATCTCACCCACCACCAATTCAGCCACGCTGCGCGTGTTGCTGTACGGCGCATTAAACACCGGAATACCGGCGTCCGCCGCCGCCTGCAGATCGATCTGGTTTGTGCCGATGCAAAAAGCGCCGACCGCCCACAAACGCGGCAGACCTGCTAGGGTCTGGGCATTCAACCGCGTCTGCGACCGGATGCCGAGCACCTGCACCTCCCCGGCGTCGCTGATCAGCTTTTCGCTGCGCCAGGCGCCTATGCCTTGGCGCAAATTCCAGCCTTCATTCTGTAATTTTTTCACTGCAATCTCGTGCACGCTCTCCAAAAGCAGAACATGCGGTTTGCCCGCTGCTTTGCCAAATCCATTCTTCACATAGATCGCCTGTATGCGTTCATGGGAAAGCTCATCTTCGGAGAAAAACAACGGCAGCATCTGATCGAGAGAATCCACACTGAAATCCGCCTGGCGGCGTATTTCTTCATGCATCCGCTGAGTGGAAAAATAGACGAACATCTGCGCAATTTCGTTCTTGCGGATCGCCAGATCAGAAGCGCCGCTGCCGACCACCGCAGTGCCCCCGGGCAGACGCCCTTCATTTTTCAACTGCTCCACAATGTACCCTTTGCCCACGCTGAGAAACAGCGGATTTTTCTCATCAAAGCCGGTGACCCGGCCTTGGTCGTCATAGAGCAGCTGATTGGTGAAAACATGGTCGTCTTCCACCTGCAGCGACCGGGTAACCGGCCGGACCCATTCATCCGATCCTGTACTAAAGATAAAAAGTCGCTTGCCGGCCGCTCGCAACGCGGCAAAAGTGTCGCGCACCTTGGGACTCAAAGCGGCGAGAAGCTGATCTGCTCCGGCCTCCACATCCCTGCGATACACAGGGGCCAAGGCGAATCGTTCCTGCATGGCCTCTGCGATGGGTGTCTCACCGATATCCGCCAAATAGGTGATCTGGTTCAATTTACTGGTGCACAACACTCTTGTTTTCTCATCCAGTCGCAGCAGCGCCTGCTGCAGAATCAGCTCCACCGCCTCCGCGCGAAGGATGACTGAATCAAAATCAAATATAATGTTGTTGATCATGGGAGACCGTTCCTCATTTGAGCAGAATCAGCCGGATGGTATATTGCCGGCCCGGCGCCAGCAGGCGGCAGAGATATAATCCGCTGGCCACCGCTCCGCCGAATTCATTCGTGCCGTTCCAATAGAATTGACCTTGTGCGAGTACGCCGCGGTAAAGCGTCTTCACCCGCGCACCGGTTTGGGAATAGATCTCCACCGCCGCGGTCTCGGGATGAGGCAACTGCACCCGGATCGTCGCTTGTTGATTGAATGGATTCGGATGAGCGGCGAAAAAAAAAGGCAACGCCGGCGGCTGATCCGCCAGTACGCCGCTTTGCGGTGAAATAGTAAACCGCCAGGTTCGCTCGTTGGCAAAGCCCGCCTGATTGACCGCCCGCACCGACACCGTATGCTCGCCGGCCTGCAACGGTTCAGTCGGTTGATAAGTGAAAAATGCCGCCTGCTTGTCCGCCTGCTCAGAGACGTCCCGACCGTCCAGAGTGATGCTCACCCGTTCCGGATCAACCGGGCTGATCTTGTCAAAATGAAAACAGGAGATGAGCGGCCGTTCTTCAGCGATGACCGTGTTTTCCGACGGCGTCATGCCGTAGAGCTTGGGGCGGCCGATGACCGTAAGACGGGTATATTGAAAATTATTGGCCTCACTCAATTCGAGGTTGTCGCCGTCCGCATCGACCTGCACGCCCAGCGCATATACCGCGCTGAACAGCGAGTCCGGCAGGGCAAAGGCCAACTGCACGCGATAGGTGTCTGCCACTGACAGCGCCGGGATCGTGCATTCCGCCAAACGCAGATCCGTGGCGTCATAAAAGGCATTGGTGGAGAGCACCAGGCGCAGCGGACATTCGGCGCTGGTGATCATGCCGGTGTTGCGAATCGTGACCGAGACCGCGCTGTTCTCATTCACCCTCAACGTATCCGCTTTAGCCAGCCCTTGCACGCTGAGATCAGAACGCCGGCTGCGGAAATAGATAAAGCAATGCACTATCTCCAGGCCGGCGTGGCCGTTGTTAAACCCGGGCCAGTCATAGATGGCGCCGGCGCCGAGAAAGCTGGGATAGGCATAGTTTTTATTGCCCCAGGGATCATTGACGATCACCGAAGTCGCTTCCTGATCATAGCCCACCGCCGCAACATAATGGCCGCTGGAGGTCAAACTGTTCAAAACAACCAGGGGCATTTTCGCCCTGATCTCGTTCTGTAATTTAGCCCGCGACGGAAACCAGTCCACGTTCGAGTTTACCCCATGCAGGCGGGCGTACTCTGCCATATACTCCTTGGTGTTCTGCCAATTGTTGCGGATGATGTAACCAAAACCGCCATAGCCGATGGTCCCATCAGGATCCTGGCCGCCGATATCAAAGGTGAATCCATTGATCGTATATTTTTCGCAGATGTAACGGCCGTAATCGTTGGTGTGCGGATAGGGACGAGAACAGGTCACTGTCCATGTGGGCAACACACCGTAATATGCCAGGCACATAACCGCAGAGGCTGCACCGCAGGCCGAATTACCGTTAAACCAATCAGGCGTATCATAGGCTTGATGCAGATAGGGGATGGTGAACGAAACGGCGCTGGGGCTGACGGCCGGCGCCTCGGATTGCAACGGCGCCGACGGGGGAACTGCAGCCGCTAGGGCCATCAGGTCGCACCGGGTGATTGAGGTGGGCGAACCTGTCATCTTGCGTAAATGTCCATCCACGCCGTCCTTGAAAATGCATTGGTCTGCTGAAAAAGCGGCATAATCATGGTCACCCCGAGTGAGATAGAACCCTTGAGATCCGTCGCAACGCGTGGAATAAAGGCCCAGACGGAGCACCCTGCCTTCGCTGGACAGGGTGATACGGGTTAGGATGACCCGTTCGCCCTGCTTGTCCCAGATGGCATGCAGACCAGGACCAAGATCCCTCATGCCGCCGGTGCTTGAATCAAAGAGTAACACCCGGCCGTCGATGGAATGCGCCAGCAGCGTGCGGTTGTCAGGGGACCATTGCGGCGCGAAACAGCCGACGGCATCAGCGCTCAAGCGCCGAATGCGGCCATCTGCCATGGTCAGCACATGCAATTGGTCGTCCTGATCGGTGTACGCCGCCATGGACCCATCCGGGGAGAGCGGCGTTTGATTGCAGTAAGCCTGCAAGGGAAAGGAGTGCAGAACCCGGCCCTGCAGATCTACGACATACAGGGTGCGGCCGATGGTGAAAGAGATCCGTCCGTCGCTGGAAAAAGCCGGAATCCCGACCTGCGCGTTGGGTTCACAGAGATCTCGCAGTGTTCTGCTTTTCACCTCATACACCGAGGCTACCTGTCGTCGGTTGACAAACCGCTTAAAGCCCACATGGCGGCTGTCCGCAGACCAGCTGGCGCGATAAGCGACGCCACAGCCCAAGGCGATGGTCTCCATCGTACCGGTGGACAAGTCGGCAATATAAAGGCCGGGCTGCTCCTGCAGATCAAAGAGCAGACGATCGCCTGCCGGAGAAAGCGAAAGATGAGAGAAACCTTTTTCAGCATCCGGCGCTGCATTCGTTTCTGCCCCGCGGGACAGGCCGGCAGGACAGAGCAGCAGCCAAACGCACATGGTTAGTAGAGCTGATCTGGACATGAGTCATTCAGATTTGTTCAGCGGGCCGATGCGAAAAGTTCCGCTCAGAAAAGCAAAAAGCCCGGACGAGCCGGGCCTCTGAACTACTTTTTGCTAAAGGCCTCATCGAACAGGCCCGCTGGGACGGGATAGTTCAGGTCTTGGAGAAAGCGGCACGCATCGGCAGCGCCGAACTCGCGATCCATGCCCGGATCCTCCCACTCGACCGAAAGCGGACCCTGGTAGCCGATGGCGTTCAACGTGCGAATGATGGCTTCGAAATCCACATCGCCGCGGCCCAGGGAACGGAAATCCCAGCCGCGGCCGGCAGCGCCGAACTGCAGGTGGGAACCGAGAATGCCGGTGGTCCCGTCCAGCGTAACGGCACAATCCTTCATGTGACAATGATAGATGCGGTCGGGAAACGCCTCGATGAATTTGACCGGATCGATGCCCTGCCACAGCAGATGGCTGGGATCAAAATTAAAACCAAAGGATTTGCGATAGTTGAGCGCCTCCAGAACGCGTTTGGTGGTGACGATGTCGTAAGCGATTTCGGTGGGATGCACTTCCAGAGCAAATCGTACGCCGCACTCTTCAAACACATCCAGGATCGGATTGAACATGCTGGCGAAATAGGCATATCCCTCCTCCACGACTTTAAAATCCGTCGGCGGAAAAGAGTAGAGCAGATGCCAGATGGAAGAACCGGTAAATCCGTTGACCACGGAGACGCCGAGGTTTTTGGCGGCGCGGGCTGCGGCTTTCATGGAATCCACACCGAACTGCCGTTTCTTTTCTGCGTCACCGGCACAGGAGGCCGGGGCAAAACCGTCGGAGCGGCTGTCGTTGTTCGGATCGCAGATCAGCTGGCCCGCGAGATGGTTGCTGATGGCCCACGTCTTTAATCCATGTTTGGCCAGCAGGTTGAGTTTCTCCTCGCAATATCTCTTATCCTTCGCACCCTGAAACACATCAAAATGATCGCCCCAGCAGGCAAGTTCCAAGCCTTCATAACCGAAGGCCTTGGCTTTTTGTGCTGTGATTTCCAGCGGCAGATCAGCCCACTGGCCCGTGCATAGTGTGATAGGTCGTGGCATGGCGTTCTCCGATTTTTTTGTTCATTTCATAAATTAATAAAATAATCATGAGAGTCAAGCAAAGCTTTTCCCGGCAAAAATACTTGCTTTTTGAAAATAATTCATTTACATTATTTGAGCCCATGTACACCGTGTAGTGCCCTTGTAACCTTTGCTGCACGGACGTTTTGCCCGCACCAGCAATGCACGCTTGTGAACGACGGTTCTCGTAACGCACCCGGGTTTACGGTTCATTTACAAGTCGGCCGGAAGAGGTGTACGTAACTTGTACACAATTTTAAGAAAGGGTTTCAGCACTATGGAAAAAGGCACTGTCAAGTGGTTCAACACGTCAAAGGGTTATGGTTTTGTCACCAGAGAATCTGGCGGCGACATCTTTGTCCACTTTTCCGGCATTGTTGGCGATGGCTTCAAATCTCTGAACAACGGAGACGCAGTCGAGTTTGAGGTTGAGGAAACTCAGAAAGGCCCGCAAGCGGTTAAAGTAACGAAAATATAAACCTGGCCTACGAAACATCACAGCCCCGGTGGAATTCCATCGGGGCTTTTTATTTTCATCCCCGTTCCTGCTCACCCCGCTTCCGGTCGCGTTCATCATCGGGCGACCATGCATCGTGCTTGTTCAGATGCTCAATTTTTTGATGAATCTTTCTGTTTTTTTATGTATGTTATTAATGTGGCCATTGATTATATCACCGCCGGATTTCAGCTCTGTCAACAGACTCAGAAAAACGGACCAACGTATAGATTGAAATAATTAAATTGCTGGTATGATAATAGTCAGATACGATACAAGGAGCTGTCATGAGCAAGCAAACGACCCCTGAACCATTTTACAAACGTCATATCGGTCCGGATGCGCATGAAACCGAGGAAATGCTGGCCGCCGTCGGCGCCGGTTCCCTGGATGAACTGATGGATCAAACCATCCCCTCTGCCATCCGTTTGAAACAGCCGTTGTCGCTGGATCCGGCTATGTCGGAATTTGAATACCTGAACTATATCCGCACGCTGGCCGGCCGGAACAAGGTGCATCGCTCTTTCATCGGCATGGGATTTTACGATTGCATCACTCCTTCGGTGATCCTGCGCAACGTGTTTGAAAATCCGGGCTGGTACACCCAATATACGCCCTACCAGGCCGAGATCAGCCAGGGCCGTCTGGAAGCATTGATGATCTTTCAAACCATGATCAGCGAGATGACCGGATTGCCGGTGGCCAACGCTTCGTTGCTGGATGAGGGCACTGCAGCCGGAGAGGCCATGACTATGATCAAACGGCTGAACAGCAAAAAAGCCAAGGCCAATGTCTTTCTGGTGGACGCCGGCTGTTTGCCGCAGACTATCGCCGTTCTTCAATCCCGCGCAATGCCGTTGGGCATCGAACTCAAAGTGACGGATCTGCATACCGCGTCGATAGACAATGGCGTGTTCGGCCTGTTGCTGCAATATCCAAACGCCTTGGGTCAGATCAGCGATCCCCGGCCTGTGATCGAAAAAGCGCATCAGGCCGGCGTGCTCACCGCCATGGCCTGCGACCTGCTCAGCCTGGCTTTGTTGACGCCGCCGGGAGAACTGGGCGCTGATATCGCCATTGGATCCAGCCAGCGCTTCGGAGTGCCCATGGGTTACGGCGGACCGCACGCCGGCTATATGGCAACCCGGGACGATTATAAACGCAACATGCCCGGCCGTCTTATCGGGTTATCCCTCGACCGGCACGGCCGTCAAGCCTACCGTATGGCGCTGCAAACTCGAGAGCAGCACATCCGCCGCGAAAAAGCCACCTCCAACATCTGTACGTCTCAGGCGCTGCTGGCCATCATGGCCGGCATGTACGCGGTGTGGCATGGCGCTGCCGGCATCAAAGCCATCGCTGAGCGGGTGCACAGCCTGACCGCTGACCTGGCCGCAGGGTTGACCGGCCTCGGTTACCGTCAATTGAACAGCGCATTTTTCGATACGCTGCAGATCGAGACCGCTGATGAACAGGAGAAAGAAAAAATCCGCCAAACTGCGCTCGCGGCCGGTATGAATTTCAACTATCTTGACGACCGACGCATCGGCATCAGTCTGGATGAAACCACCTCTGTCCAGGATGTGGACAAGATCCTGCAGGTGTTCGCGGGCGCGCGGCAGAAATCCGCGCAGAGCGGAAAAAACGCCGGCGCAGTAATACCAACCGAATTGCAACGTCAGTCCGCCTATCTCACCCACCCTGTGTTTCAGCAGTATCACTCTGAACACAAGATGGTGCGTTTCCTGAAAAGTCTGGAGAACAAGGATCTGTCGCTGACCACCTCCATGATCCCCCTGGGTTCCTGCACCATGAAACTCAACGCCTGTTCAGAGATGCTGGCTTTGAGCTGGCCTGAATTTGCCCGCATGCATCCCTTTGCGCCGGTCGAACAGGCGCAGGGCTATGCGCAGATATTCACAGAGCTGGCATCCGCGCTATGCAAAATCACAGGGTTCGCCGCCTGTTCTCTGCAGCCGAACTCGGGCGCCCAAGGTGAACTCACCGGTCTGCTGGTGATCCGTGCCTGGCATCATGATCGCGGCCAGACGCAGCGGAATGTGGCCCTCATTCCCTCCTCAGCCCATGGCACCAATCCCGCCTCTGCGGTGATGGCCGGCATGAATGTGGTCGTGGTGGCGTGCGACGACCAGGGCAACATCGATGTCGCGGATCTGAAAACCAAAGCAGAAAAATATCATGACACGCTGGCTGCGCTGATGGTGACTTATCCATCCACTCACGGCGTGTTTGAAGAGCAGATCATGGAGATCTGCCGCATCATTCATACCCACGGCGGCCAGGTGTACATGGACGGCGCCAACATGAACGCCCAGGTGGGATTCACCAGCCCGGCGACCATCGGGGCGGACGTCTGTCACCTCAATCTGCACAAGACCTTTGCCATTCCCCACGGCGGCGGCGGACCCGGCATGGGCCCCATCTGCGTGGCCGAACATCTACAGCCTTTTCTGCCCGGCCATCCGGTTGTGCCCCTGGGCGGCGCCAAGGCCATCCCTGCGGTCTGTTCAACACCCTGGGGCAGCGCCAGCATTCTGATCATCTCTCACGCCTATATCAAAATGATGGGCGCCGACGGATTACGGGCCGCCACCCAATATGCCATTTTAAACGCGAACTATATCAAAGCGCGCCTGCAGGACTATTATCCGGTTCTCTATACCGGCCAGAAAGGCCGTGTGGCGCATGAGATGATCTTTGATCTCAAGGCGTTCAAACCGTATAAGATCGAGGCCGAGGACGTGGCCAAACGGTTGATGGATTACGGCTTTCACGCGCCGACCGTCTCGTTCCCGGTGCACGATTCCATAATGGTGGAACCGACGGAAAGCGAGGACAAGGCCGAGTTGGATCGCTTCTGCGAGGCCATGATCTTGATCCGTAATGAAATACAGAGCGTCATCGATGGTTCGGCGGATGGGCAGGACAATCCACTCAAGATGGCGCCGCACACCGCCCAGGAAGTCTGCGCGAACCAATGGCCGCACCCCTATTCACGGGAACAGGCGGCCTTTGCAGCCGACTATCTGCGGCGACACAAATTCTGGCCGGCTGTGGGCCGCATCGACAACACTTACGGCGACCGCAATGTGGTGTGCACCTGTCCGCCGATGGACGCCTACGAGCAGGAAAAAAAATAAGTCCTGACCAGCCGCACAGGGGTCTGCCCCTGTGCGGCCAGAGCGCTGATTGCACCTATGCCCAAACCACCCATCACACTCTTTTGGTTCCGTCGTGACCTGCGGTTGACCGACAACACCGCACTCCATCAGGCCCAGCAGAGCGGTCTGCCCGTGCTGCCGCTTTTCATCTTTGATAAAAACATTCTCGATCCGCTGCCGGATCGCCGGGACGGCCGGGTTGATTTTATCCGGCGCACGCTCGCTGCGCTGCAGCGGTCGTTGCAAAAATACGGCGGCGGCCTGCTGGTGCGCATCGGCGATCCTATGCAGGTGTGGAAAAGCCTGATTCGTGAGTACCGAATCCATTCGGTATACGTCAACCGGGATTATGAGCCCTATGCGGTGAAAAGAGATGAACAGGTCGCTGCGCTGCTGCAGGCGAGCGGGATCGCATGGCACAGTTATAAGGATCAGGTCATTTTTGAAAAAGGAGAGGTGTGCAAAGAGAACGGCGAGCCCTACACCGTCTTTACTCCCTACATGAAAAAATGGCGTTCGCTGTTGCGGCCGGAATCGCTGAAATCCTGGCCGTTAAAAAACCGCGCCGCCTGGTACCGGATTGAACCCAATCTGCCCGAGCTGAAACAGCTCGGCTTCCAGCCCTCGAATCTGCCCTTTCCGACCGCTGACCTGCCGGAAGAGATCGTTTTACATTACGACAAGACCAGAAACTTCCCAGCCCTGGCCGGAACCACCAGGCTGGGTCTGCATCTGCGCTTCGGCACAGTCAGCATTCGCGAGCTGGTGCGCCGGGGCATGCTGCTGAACGAAACCTGGGTCAACGAACTCATCTGGCGGGAATTCTTTATGCAGATATTGCATCATTTCCCCCACGTGGTCGACGGCCCTTTCAAACCCGCCTACGCCGGCATCCGCTGGCAGAACAATAAAGCGCTGTTCGCAAAATGGTGCGAAGGCAGGACCGGCTATCCGCTGGTGGATGCCGGCATGCGCGAACTGAACGCCACGGGATTTCAGCACAACCGGGTGCGCATGCTCTGCGCCAGTTTTCTCGCCAAACATCTGTTGATCAACTGGCAATGGGGGGAAAAATACTTTGCGGATAAACTGCTGGATTTCGAGCTGTCGTCCAACAACGGCAACTGGCAATGGGCCGCGGGCTGCGGCTGTGATGCCGCGCCCTATTTCCGCATCTTTAGCCCAGAGTTGCAACAGAAACGGTTTGATCCAAAACGCGCCTACATTACGAGATGGGTCGCTGAAGTGG
This window of the bacterium genome carries:
- a CDS encoding cold shock domain-containing protein, with translation MEKGTVKWFNTSKGYGFVTRESGGDIFVHFSGIVGDGFKSLNNGDAVEFEVEETQKGPQAVKVTKI
- a CDS encoding deoxyribodipyrimidine photo-lyase, encoding MPKPPITLFWFRRDLRLTDNTALHQAQQSGLPVLPLFIFDKNILDPLPDRRDGRVDFIRRTLAALQRSLQKYGGGLLVRIGDPMQVWKSLIREYRIHSVYVNRDYEPYAVKRDEQVAALLQASGIAWHSYKDQVIFEKGEVCKENGEPYTVFTPYMKKWRSLLRPESLKSWPLKNRAAWYRIEPNLPELKQLGFQPSNLPFPTADLPEEIVLHYDKTRNFPALAGTTRLGLHLRFGTVSIRELVRRGMLLNETWVNELIWREFFMQILHHFPHVVDGPFKPAYAGIRWQNNKALFAKWCEGRTGYPLVDAGMRELNATGFQHNRVRMLCASFLAKHLLINWQWGEKYFADKLLDFELSSNNGNWQWAAGCGCDAAPYFRIFSPELQQKRFDPKRAYITRWVAEVDTPEYPEPIVEHKQARLRALLAYQKSLQ
- a CDS encoding HAD-IB family phosphatase; translation: MINNIIFDFDSVILRAEAVELILQQALLRLDEKTRVLCTSKLNQITYLADIGETPIAEAMQERFALAPVYRRDVEAGADQLLAALSPKVRDTFAALRAAGKRLFIFSTGSDEWVRPVTRSLQVEDDHVFTNQLLYDDQGRVTGFDEKNPLFLSVGKGYIVEQLKNEGRLPGGTAVVGSGASDLAIRKNEIAQMFVYFSTQRMHEEIRRQADFSVDSLDQMLPLFFSEDELSHERIQAIYVKNGFGKAAGKPHVLLLESVHEIAVKKLQNEGWNLRQGIGAWRSEKLISDAGEVQVLGIRSQTRLNAQTLAGLPRLWAVGAFCIGTNQIDLQAAADAGIPVFNAPYSNTRSVAELVVGEIIMLLRRIPEKSRAAHAGQWLKSAAGCTEIRGKTVGIIGYGHIGSQVSVLLENLGMSVLFHDIVDKLPLGNARRASGLEELLKNADVVTLHVPDTSETRNLMSEARIRKMKKGAVLINSSRGKVVDLVALRAALDEGVLSGAALDV
- a CDS encoding sugar phosphate isomerase/epimerase; its protein translation is MPRPITLCTGQWADLPLEITAQKAKAFGYEGLELACWGDHFDVFQGAKDKRYCEEKLNLLAKHGLKTWAISNHLAGQLICDPNNDSRSDGFAPASCAGDAEKKRQFGVDSMKAAARAAKNLGVSVVNGFTGSSIWHLLYSFPPTDFKVVEEGYAYFASMFNPILDVFEECGVRFALEVHPTEIAYDIVTTKRVLEALNYRKSFGFNFDPSHLLWQGIDPVKFIEAFPDRIYHCHMKDCAVTLDGTTGILGSHLQFGAAGRGWDFRSLGRGDVDFEAIIRTLNAIGYQGPLSVEWEDPGMDREFGAADACRFLQDLNYPVPAGLFDEAFSKK
- the gcvP gene encoding aminomethyl-transferring glycine dehydrogenase, with product MSKQTTPEPFYKRHIGPDAHETEEMLAAVGAGSLDELMDQTIPSAIRLKQPLSLDPAMSEFEYLNYIRTLAGRNKVHRSFIGMGFYDCITPSVILRNVFENPGWYTQYTPYQAEISQGRLEALMIFQTMISEMTGLPVANASLLDEGTAAGEAMTMIKRLNSKKAKANVFLVDAGCLPQTIAVLQSRAMPLGIELKVTDLHTASIDNGVFGLLLQYPNALGQISDPRPVIEKAHQAGVLTAMACDLLSLALLTPPGELGADIAIGSSQRFGVPMGYGGPHAGYMATRDDYKRNMPGRLIGLSLDRHGRQAYRMALQTREQHIRREKATSNICTSQALLAIMAGMYAVWHGAAGIKAIAERVHSLTADLAAGLTGLGYRQLNSAFFDTLQIETADEQEKEKIRQTALAAGMNFNYLDDRRIGISLDETTSVQDVDKILQVFAGARQKSAQSGKNAGAVIPTELQRQSAYLTHPVFQQYHSEHKMVRFLKSLENKDLSLTTSMIPLGSCTMKLNACSEMLALSWPEFARMHPFAPVEQAQGYAQIFTELASALCKITGFAACSLQPNSGAQGELTGLLVIRAWHHDRGQTQRNVALIPSSAHGTNPASAVMAGMNVVVVACDDQGNIDVADLKTKAEKYHDTLAALMVTYPSTHGVFEEQIMEICRIIHTHGGQVYMDGANMNAQVGFTSPATIGADVCHLNLHKTFAIPHGGGGPGMGPICVAEHLQPFLPGHPVVPLGGAKAIPAVCSTPWGSASILIISHAYIKMMGADGLRAATQYAILNANYIKARLQDYYPVLYTGQKGRVAHEMIFDLKAFKPYKIEAEDVAKRLMDYGFHAPTVSFPVHDSIMVEPTESEDKAELDRFCEAMILIRNEIQSVIDGSADGQDNPLKMAPHTAQEVCANQWPHPYSREQAAFAADYLRRHKFWPAVGRIDNTYGDRNVVCTCPPMDAYEQEKK